In Chromatiales bacterium, the DNA window TTGAGCGAATATTTCGATTTCGTCTCCGTCTGCCCGGAAGAGGCCATTGGTCTGGGTACGCCGCGCGAGCCCATTCGCCTGGTGCAGAAGTCCGACGGGGTACACGTGGTCGGCGTGAAGACCGTCACCCGTGACGTCACCGAGGCCCTGCGCGCCTACGGCGAGAAGATGGCGCGGCAGATGACGGACATCAGCGGCTATATCCTCAAGCGCGCCTCGCCGAGCTGTGGCATGGAGCGGGTGAAGGTCTATACCGAGGCGGGCATGCCCGTGACCACGGCCAGCGGCAAATATGCCGAGGTCTTCATGCGCGAGCAGCCGCTGCTGCCGATGGAGGAGGAGGGCCGGCTGGGCGACCCGGTACTGCGCGAGAACTTCATCGTGCGGGTGTTCGTCTATCACCGCTGGCAGACGCTGGTGGCCGCCGGACTCACCGCGCAGGCCCTGGTCGACTTCCACACCGATCACAAGTACCTGATCATGGCGCACGACCAGAACGCCTATCGCGAGATGGGCCGGCTGGTCGCGGAGGCCGGCACGCGCGACATGGAGGCGCTCGCCCGGGACTACGTCGTCGCGCTGATGACGGCGCTGAAACAGCGCGCCTCGCGTCGCCAGCACGTCAACGTGTTGCAGCACCTGTTCGGTTACGTGAGCAAGCACGTCGACGCCGCCGACCGCGCCGAGATGACCGAGATCATCGAACACTACCGCCAGGGCCTGGTGCCCCTGATCGTGCCCATCACCCTGCTCAAG includes these proteins:
- a CDS encoding DUF523 and DUF1722 domain-containing protein → MSNDIDNENGQTFDRIRVGISSCLLGNEVRFDGGHKRDSYVVGTLSEYFDFVSVCPEEAIGLGTPREPIRLVQKSDGVHVVGVKTVTRDVTEALRAYGEKMARQMTDISGYILKRASPSCGMERVKVYTEAGMPVTTASGKYAEVFMREQPLLPMEEEGRLGDPVLRENFIVRVFVYHRWQTLVAAGLTAQALVDFHTDHKYLIMAHDQNAYREMGRLVAEAGTRDMEALARDYVVALMTALKQRASRRQHVNVLQHLFGYVSKHVDAADRAEMTEIIEHYRQGLVPLIVPITLLKHHFRRHPDPYIERQVYLTPHPKELMLRNLL